From Malaya genurostris strain Urasoe2022 chromosome 2, Malgen_1.1, whole genome shotgun sequence:
TTGTATTTTGTTTACGATCTTGTGCTGTAAGTTGCTTAGAACGTTTATCCAGCGTTTGGACCGCGCCTCCGTAAAAAATTCTTCTCTGAGCCAGGCAATGAATCGTTCGAACTCTGTAGCTCTCAGAGGGTTTTCCTGGCATTTTGAACACAAGATATCTGTAAGGGTTCGTCGAGAGTGGGAGCTCTGGTCCCTCTTTGTTGTTGGCTTGAGAAAGACTGCTTATCGATTTTTTCTGTGGTTGCTTCCGTTTGGCTCCTGTGTTTATTTTATTGGTATTTCCAAGGCTTGGAAAGTCACTTCCTTCTGGCTCTTGTTCTGCTTCCTCTAGAAGGGCGAAGCGGTTCTGCAGCCTTGGGTAGGAGGTTTCTGCCTGGATGAAGGGAATTTGTTTCCTTTTCATTTCCTCACGAATGTTCTGCAGTCGTTGTCTTTCTGGGCACTCGGGGTGGTTTGCTTCGTGTCGGAGTTTGCAGTTGGGACATTTCTTCTCAGCGTTGCAGCCTGATGTAGGATGTTTTCCTCCGCAGTTGAAGCACCTTACCTGTGTAGTGCAAAAATTTGCACCATGTCCAAATCTCCAACATATTTTGCATTGCCGGATCGGCAAGCTATACAGTTCGGGTCTGAAATTGGAGCCGAAGATTTTCACCGATTTCGGCACTAGCTGTCCTGCGACTGTCACTTTGATGTTCATTGTGTTCTGTAGTTTTCCGTTTCGGTCTCGCCGTTTAATTCGCTGTGAGCTCATAACTTGCTCCTCAGCTCCGATGTTCTCCATCATTTCATCCTCGTCAAAATCAGTGGGGACGCCTCTGACAAAGgtgcccacattatcagatccgaatggattccgaatcaattccgaatcggcgagaaattttcattcggaatttcatgtggaaatcataatgaattccgaatcaattccaactctagtgcaacaaccgattccgaatgaatttcgcctacaaccggttgattcggaaatcagtcggaattgagtgagaagatgcggactgaattgtccatttgtcttcttcttcttctttcccgattttgcacgttttcgtgctgactttcagtttatttttaaatgaaaactttACATAACTGgttatacacattgaaatcttcatgtttttcggatatacagaactagtaaataaccagttcttcttagaattccaacataaactgttgaaattcgctggaaattaacaaaacggcctaccttagtcagcatcatccattcctctagctggagtgtaatgaaatggcttaagtcgcctaaattttacactaacacattcataaaatgagcgaatattcaatgacatttataatgtcaggttgatcaggttgatcgagcagccaactcaggcgaaaattctagcactgaaccgatcgagcattgaaaaatcatgcagtcgagtaagaattcattacgcattccgtcatttcgataatgtgggtgatGGTGTGGTTCCTATTCTTAGGCTTATAGACTCTCAGGTTAGCTTCTGACAATTTCAGACGGCTTAATTCTGATCCGAATTCAGTCTCGgttttgaatcgaaattttccgGATTTTGTTATTTCTGAAAATTTGCTGAATCCTTTTCCTTTTAGGAACTTTCCGACAATTGTCGGATGGTTTGGTACGTTTTTTTTCCTGTATCGATTACTTCAAGTATTAGTATTGAGTTTTGGGAGAGTTCGTTGTTAACTGTTCTTGTCCCTGTTTGGTTGTCCATTGCACGATCTGACGTGTGTTTTTCAGTTCTAGTATCGATTGTTTTAGTTCTACAACGGGTCATTCTGTTATTGGCTATTTTCCTGCTTTCGATGATTCTTTTGATCCTGTCAGAGGTAGTTTTCTCTGTTAACTTGTTTGTCTGTGCCATTACAGGAGTGGTCGAGTGTGCGATTGTGCGTTACTTTTGGAATTCGTTGCTACCGAGTATACGTTTGTCGAATTAAGCCGATTTATATCATAAATTAGGACCCGGCGATATGTGCACTTCGAAGAGTTTTCCAACTTAGTTcaatttttcactaaaatttcACTAGCGACGTGGAATTCCCTGCATCCACAACAGGTTCGCGAATGGAATTTAGATTTAATTCGAATGTTCGGACCTAGTTTGTCGAATCAATCCGAATAAAACCGCATTTAAAGACCGGCTAGACGTGCTGCTTCGCGAGGGATTTGTGACTTCGATCGAGGTGCAAATTCCATTTCgcaaattctatttttttttcttctctcctcTTCGTTTTAATAGCATTTCATTATATTTGGCGTCATCATTAAGACCACTTTACACTAGCTGCTGCTAGAGGAGGAGGCTGATTGTCAACGGTAATCAGTTGCCTCACTTGGCGTCCATCTTCGAATTTTTCCACACGCGGCAACCGGAATTTTTCGAGAAGTAAAAAACCACCACAAACGCGAGATgtttctgtatatttttttattttccctgCAGCTGGACACTTTCCCTATTAGTTTTTGACGATTAACACGGAACGACGAATAAATCCGATACCGTATcgctttgagaaaaattttccgatttAAACGCGCCGTAACCAACCGAGTCCAACCGCCTCCTCCATGCGTactcttaagcagcgagaaaattcacgcagaacttgttctgtacttcgaattttcaaaaactacatCGTATTATCTTAGGCAGCTAGAAAGTTGTTCTGTATTTTCAAGTTCTGAAAAGTTTCACGGGTACTTTTAGGCAGCAAGAAGGaggttttaagtaattgtgcaacttctggttgcttgggagGTTAACGGCATTCGATTGAGTTAACACCTACCGGAGTCATAGATTAAAAGCATTTACACATGTTACCAAATCACTTGGAAACATATTTTATGTAAACCGCTACCAACCAGGTTAAACACACAAACAATGACATTGAAACTAGATTCGAAGTTTACTTCAAACGAACGGTtcaacagcagttagggtgaaatatgggttaggtttggtattatGCTTAAACGACATTACATTGATTTCTAAACGAAAAATAGTGAAGTTGAGTTCGGTCGCAACGGTAATTTTTGCTGAATGACTTTATGTCAAACGACTTCATTCGAATTAAAGGTAGACTAAACATGATCGTTTAGCGTAGCGCAATTCTTTTAGAGTATAGAATGATTTTTTTACGAATTATAAATACTCCAAAGTGATAAGGTATAATCAATTccaaataatataacacaggGTATGTACTTTAAAGAAAAATCATTGTTCACAATTAAAAGTTGTTCTAAACATGGTTTAACAATATTTTCCCAATTTTCAGACCACCGCAGTTGCTGAAATTGCTCGAGTTGCTTATTTATTCTCTGTTTTTCGTCGATTATGCTTGTATTATTCGGGAACTTGTAGAACCAATGCTCAAGCTGACCTGACAATTCAGCAGACGTTTCAAAAACCCAACCATTGCGACCATGTTGTACGAGTTCGTAGAGGCTGAAAACAATAATAAGAATTTGCAATTATGTCGACAATTCAATATTATTGGGCTTTAAGGATAATGGTGTGTATTTTTTGGGAATAATGTTTAGTAAACATGGTACAATCAAGAGATACAATACCAATTAAATTTTATAGCGCAGACTGGCAATCCACACCCGAACATATCAACTACTTTCATCGGTAAATCAAAACCACTAGAGCTATAGTGTAGGCACACTCCAAGATCGGCTGCAGCCAAAAGTTTTGGATAATCGTCATTTTCCAGCCAAGGAGTAGCAATGGAAACTTTTTTCCAAGCTTTATCTTTTATCAGTAGCCGATAGTATTCTTTCAACGGCCCTTTTCCAGTTATAACGCATATGAGACATGGAAAAAGTGTAGGATCTTCACTAGCCTTCTTGTCGTATAAATCCAAAGCCGATAGTAGTATACTAAAGTCTTCATCAGGTGTCCAACTAGTACTGGAAATTAGTAAACCCGGTCGATCGTGGCGATATTTGATTGTACCATCGACATATTGTACGGTAAATAAGGAAGCATTTTCTATTATATTCTCGTCAGTTGAATTGAGACTGTTTCCATCGAATTCTTGGATATTTCTGGACAATCGAAGGAATAATTTGTGGTCTTCACTGATGGAGCTCGGTCGGAAATGCGTTGGTGGACGGTCATACAGTACCGTTGCactgaaattgaagaaaaaagtaTCTAAAAAATCTCCTTATATCCTTATTTCTAATATTACATATTGGTGAGGAAAGGGTTCTAATAagctttacagccctgtccaaaatgtattgccctccccgttaatttgtatcaggccgaataaGCGTATGCGCGCCACATGAATGTCTCTTTCAAAatgaggaaattatattattacccaacagtttctattatttattcatgttggttttcttacctttggtcatagtttatattctgttttaccttaattccagtggttctattcagctgtgattcgtaagtgtcttttgttgtcatttttccactccgtacttttgctggcatgttatgttgtttccttaaatgtaaaagttagttgtatgcagtGGTGTTTATGTTGTTACTGATATTCTTTCCTAATTCTTTCAGCTTTTTCGTATTTCTTGTTCCTGTTGTTTTTAGTTTGATCTTTGTAGAGCCGCTCATCatggtttgacggataagaactgaggacatgcgtttttatttaaatgatattaACACTTGGGTTTTATTAGTATTGccacagcatgttcacatttcgttatcttcggttgatcTTGACAGTATTACCATCCGTtcaggcacttttgaacatctggtgtacactgactcacaatcgaaatgtatcacgaccaatttgatacaacgcacCCAAGGGAACGGTACAATGTATAttgtacacatacatacatatacacacaggcacacacgcatacacacatgcatacatacctacatgtgTTCCACAAACAAGcatcacaacattgagttactatttctattctaatagattctaactaaaattaGTGTGcctatagtcatctcattagtagagtcaccatgttattttaccgattactcgacttttaaTAAATGTAGCGATAacatcaaatacaaaatctttgccttgtctctaagaagcaatagcgCATAAAAGTAGTTCGGAAATGGTTCAATACATGGTTACAATGGTTTTAGCGACgcaaaatgctccaaatttcatgttactctTGAAGTTAAcatatcaaacagagataacagaactcagtctaactaatggttttcgtacatgaaatgactaatcgatttgagatgaatggggataccgttacccaatttctatctcttctattggtcgatcgttagtcctgagctgaaaggCCTTTATTATCGTTCTTGCATGTacttactcttacatttcattcacacatcatctcac
This genomic window contains:
- the LOC131430246 gene encoding chitobiosyldiphosphodolichol beta-mannosyltransferase isoform X1 codes for the protein MGKSLKACRACVVVLGDIGRSPRMQYHVKSLSETCCFVDLIGYLESKPQEDLMSKSNVRIHALSLFPELNLPNSLKYIFKTIWQALTLLIALISIKKPNFILCQNPPAIPSLAVCQLYCIFVRSTKIIIDWHNYTHTILAINSTQNTSFVKFAKMIERYFGKKASASLCVTRAMQQDLQENWNITATVLYDRPPTHFRPSSISEDHKLFLRLSRNIQEFDGNSLNSTDENIIENASLFTVQYVDGTIKYRHDRPGLLISSTSWTPDEDFSILLSALDLYDKKASEDPTLFPCLICVITGKGPLKEYYRLLIKDKAWKKVSIATPWLENDDYPKLLAAADLGVCLHYSSSGFDLPMKVVDMFGCGLPVCAIKFNCLYELVQHGRNGWVFETSAELSGQLEHWFYKFPNNTSIIDEKQRINKQLEQFQQLRWSENWENIVKPCLEQLLIVNNDFSLKYIPCVILFGIDYTLSLWSIYNS